The following coding sequences lie in one Microvirga sp. 17 mud 1-3 genomic window:
- the pgsA gene encoding CDP-diacylglycerol--glycerol-3-phosphate 3-phosphatidyltransferase, whose amino-acid sequence MRRSKAFNLANMLTYGRLVAVPAVVALLFWPEDHWSRWIALAVFALAGITDYLDGYVARTYAQQSALGRMLDPIADKLLVAACLLMLVADKTIQSWSIWAAIVILCREILVSGLREFLAELKVGVPVSRVAKWKTTAQIVSVGFLIAGPAGETVLPGTVLIGTILLWVSAILTIYTGWDYLKTGIHHMMDEG is encoded by the coding sequence ATGCGCCGGTCGAAGGCTTTCAATCTGGCCAACATGCTGACCTACGGCCGGCTCGTGGCCGTCCCCGCGGTCGTGGCCCTTCTCTTCTGGCCGGAGGATCACTGGTCCCGCTGGATCGCCCTCGCGGTCTTCGCCCTGGCAGGCATCACGGACTATCTCGACGGCTATGTGGCGCGCACTTATGCGCAGCAATCCGCCCTCGGCCGGATGCTGGATCCCATCGCCGACAAGCTGCTTGTTGCAGCCTGCCTCCTGATGCTGGTGGCCGACAAGACGATCCAGAGCTGGTCCATCTGGGCCGCCATCGTCATCCTGTGCCGGGAGATCCTGGTCTCGGGCCTGCGGGAGTTCCTGGCCGAGCTGAAGGTGGGCGTCCCGGTGAGCCGGGTGGCCAAATGGAAGACGACGGCGCAGATCGTCTCCGTCGGCTTCCTCATCGCGGGTCCTGCGGGCGAGACCGTCCTGCCCGGCACGGTCCTGATCGGCACGATCCTCCTGTGGGTCTCGGCGATTCTCACGATCTATACCGGCTGGGACTACCTCAAGACCGGCATCCACCACATGATGGACGAAGGGTAG
- the moaD gene encoding molybdopterin converting factor subunit 1, with translation MRLVYFAWVRERIGRTDEEVEVPEGVVTVADLVRWLRTRGEEYEYAFENEDIVRAAIDRVHARPEKAIAGAREIAFFPPMTGG, from the coding sequence ATGCGACTCGTCTATTTCGCCTGGGTGCGGGAGCGCATCGGACGGACCGACGAGGAGGTGGAGGTGCCGGAGGGCGTCGTGACGGTGGCGGACCTCGTCCGCTGGCTCAGGACCCGGGGCGAGGAATACGAATACGCCTTCGAGAACGAGGACATCGTCCGCGCCGCGATCGACCGGGTCCATGCACGGCCCGAGAAGGCCATCGCGGGTGCCCGCGAGATCGCCTTCTTTCCGCCCATGACCGGGGGCTGA
- a CDS encoding molybdenum cofactor biosynthesis protein MoaE gives MNATVRIQRESFDVAAETSALTDGRADIGAVVSFTGLCRDEGGRLSALELEHYPGMAEEEIGRIARMAGERWPLLGLAVVHRYGLVQPGEEIVLVLTASAHREAAFEAASFLMDYLKTRAPFWKREHLKDGTVGEWVAAKSADDAAAGRWS, from the coding sequence GTGAACGCCACTGTCCGGATCCAACGGGAAAGCTTCGACGTGGCCGCGGAGACGTCGGCGCTCACGGATGGCCGTGCCGATATCGGCGCCGTCGTATCCTTCACGGGCCTGTGCCGCGACGAGGGCGGGCGCCTCTCGGCCCTGGAGCTCGAACATTATCCCGGCATGGCCGAGGAAGAGATCGGACGCATCGCCCGGATGGCCGGGGAACGCTGGCCGCTTCTCGGTCTCGCGGTCGTTCACCGCTACGGGCTGGTGCAGCCGGGCGAGGAGATCGTCCTAGTCCTGACGGCCTCGGCCCATCGGGAGGCCGCCTTCGAGGCCGCGTCCTTTCTCATGGATTACCTGAAGACCCGGGCGCCGTTCTGGAAGCGCGAACACCTGAAGGACGGGACGGTCGGCGAGTGGGTCGCGGCGAAGAGCGCAGACGATGCGGCTGCCGGGCGGTGGAGCTGA
- a CDS encoding extensin family protein: MRRGFVAFIALSLVGLGLTGCGLFRFEQREPWRSQAEEACLSQQLVQPSAYMALSSKIDGPGVCGMDHPFKVSAFNNGAVGLKSKVTLACPIIPRIDTWIDEIVKPAATLYFGVPVIDLKAGSYSCRPRNNQRGAKVSEHAFGNALDVMAFVLADGREIAVAKGWKGDPAEQEFLREVFVGACRYFSTVLAPGSDAYHYDHLHIDLARHDPRGTRRICKPVLKFAARIDPERSRLAAAEAAQTADLAPVDMEQDIPEGGFTGIPGPASTPAPGGRYAADLSVPGTSSSQLPPLRPLNQSAIPPAYRPPVPGEPLALHGAGIY, encoded by the coding sequence ATGCGTCGCGGGTTTGTTGCGTTCATTGCCCTATCGCTGGTCGGGCTCGGGTTGACGGGGTGCGGACTGTTCCGATTCGAACAGCGCGAGCCCTGGCGTTCCCAGGCCGAGGAAGCCTGCCTGTCCCAGCAGCTCGTCCAGCCCTCCGCCTATATGGCCCTCTCGTCGAAGATCGACGGGCCCGGCGTGTGCGGCATGGATCATCCGTTCAAGGTCTCGGCCTTCAACAACGGCGCCGTCGGCCTGAAATCCAAGGTGACCCTGGCCTGTCCGATCATTCCCCGGATCGATACCTGGATCGACGAGATCGTAAAGCCCGCCGCTACCCTGTATTTCGGGGTGCCGGTCATTGACCTGAAGGCGGGGTCCTATTCCTGCCGCCCGCGCAACAACCAGAGGGGCGCCAAGGTGTCGGAGCATGCCTTCGGCAATGCCCTCGACGTCATGGCCTTCGTCCTGGCCGACGGGCGGGAGATCGCAGTGGCCAAAGGCTGGAAGGGCGATCCGGCCGAGCAGGAATTCCTGCGCGAGGTCTTCGTGGGCGCCTGCCGCTATTTCAGCACGGTCCTGGCTCCCGGCTCCGATGCATATCATTACGACCACCTGCATATCGACCTGGCGCGCCACGACCCGCGCGGCACGCGGCGCATCTGCAAGCCGGTCCTGAAATTCGCCGCCCGGATCGATCCCGAGCGCAGCCGACTTGCCGCTGCGGAAGCTGCGCAGACGGCTGATCTCGCGCCGGTCGACATGGAGCAGGACATCCCGGAGGGTGGCTTCACGGGTATTCCCGGGCCCGCTTCCACGCCTGCTCCGGGCGGGCGCTATGCGGCCGACCTGTCGGTGCCCGGCACCTCCTCGTCGCAGCTTCCGCCCCTGCGCCCGCTCAACCAGAGCGCCATTCCGCCCGCCTACCGTCCGCCGGTGCCGGGGGAGCCCCTGGCGCTGCATGGGGCGGGAATCTACTGA
- a CDS encoding ribonuclease T2 codes for MILARCLALAGTWLLLALLPATAQPMQERRGAPTGAFDFYVLALSWSPGFCETNARGNEREQCREGSGLGFVVHGLWPQWETGYPTFCEPAGRFVPRAVIDENEGLFPDANLARYQWRKHGTCAGVSPSAYFELVRKAQEVVRIPEGFATTRTEAKVMPIEIERAFANANPGLRPDMMAVSCGRRVFQEIRICLEKDLRGFRRCPEVDRDGCRVGAIAVPMPR; via the coding sequence GTGATTCTTGCCAGGTGCCTTGCCCTGGCAGGCACCTGGCTCCTCCTCGCCCTCCTCCCGGCCACCGCGCAGCCCATGCAGGAGCGGCGCGGAGCCCCGACGGGTGCGTTCGACTTCTACGTCCTGGCCCTTTCCTGGTCCCCAGGCTTCTGCGAGACGAATGCCCGCGGGAACGAACGGGAGCAATGCCGGGAGGGCAGCGGCCTCGGCTTCGTGGTCCACGGCCTGTGGCCGCAATGGGAAACCGGCTACCCGACCTTCTGCGAGCCCGCCGGGCGCTTCGTGCCGCGCGCCGTGATCGACGAGAACGAGGGCCTGTTTCCCGACGCCAACCTCGCGCGCTACCAGTGGCGTAAGCACGGCACCTGCGCGGGCGTGAGCCCCAGTGCTTATTTCGAACTCGTCCGGAAAGCGCAGGAGGTGGTGCGAATCCCGGAGGGTTTCGCCACAACCCGGACGGAGGCCAAGGTCATGCCCATCGAGATCGAGCGGGCCTTCGCGAATGCCAATCCGGGCCTGCGGCCGGACATGATGGCGGTGTCCTGCGGCCGGCGGGTGTTTCAGGAAATCCGCATCTGCCTCGAAAAGGACCTGCGGGGCTTCCGCCGCTGCCCGGAGGTCGACCGGGACGGCTGCCGCGTGGGCGCGATCGCCGTGCCCATGCCCCGCTGA
- a CDS encoding 23S rRNA (adenine(2030)-N(6))-methyltransferase RlmJ, translating to MNYRHAFHAGNFADVMKHALLVRILAYLQRKETPLRVIDTHAGIGLYDLSGDEAGRTGEWVDGIGRLDEPFGPDAEALLEPYRRVVAEVRARHGQNVYPGSPGILREMLRRQDRGVFVELHPADYAVLNAAFNAVANLKVLHLDGWTALHALVPPKEKRGLVLIDPPYEQPNELERLGTEILGALRKWETGVYAGWYPIKALEPVNALVERLHAESPRPGLRLEILVDDPRDPTRLNGSGLIVFNPPWALKAEAEILLPALAERLSRGTYAGYRCEPFGPPA from the coding sequence ATGAATTATCGTCACGCCTTCCATGCCGGCAATTTCGCCGACGTCATGAAGCATGCCCTTCTGGTGCGGATCCTGGCCTATCTCCAGCGCAAGGAGACGCCCCTGCGGGTCATCGACACCCATGCGGGCATCGGCCTCTACGACCTGTCCGGCGACGAGGCCGGGCGGACGGGCGAGTGGGTCGATGGAATCGGCCGCCTCGACGAACCCTTCGGGCCCGACGCGGAGGCCCTGCTCGAACCCTATCGCCGCGTCGTCGCGGAGGTCCGCGCCCGTCATGGACAGAACGTCTATCCGGGCTCGCCCGGAATCCTGCGTGAAATGCTCCGCAGGCAGGACCGGGGCGTGTTCGTAGAGCTACATCCGGCCGATTACGCGGTCCTGAACGCGGCCTTCAACGCGGTTGCCAATCTCAAGGTGCTGCATCTCGACGGCTGGACGGCTCTTCACGCACTCGTTCCGCCGAAGGAGAAGCGCGGGCTCGTGCTCATCGACCCGCCCTACGAGCAGCCGAACGAGCTCGAACGGCTCGGCACGGAAATCCTCGGGGCCCTGCGCAAGTGGGAGACCGGCGTCTATGCGGGCTGGTATCCCATCAAGGCCCTGGAGCCCGTCAATGCGCTCGTGGAGCGCCTGCATGCCGAGAGCCCGCGCCCGGGACTGCGCCTGGAAATTCTCGTGGACGATCCGCGCGATCCGACGCGCCTCAACGGCAGCGGCCTAATCGTCTTCAATCCGCCCTGGGCTCTCAAGGCGGAGGCCGAGATCCTGCTCCCGGCCCTGGCGGAGCGTCTCTCCCGAGGGACGTATGCGGGCTATCGCTGTGAGCCGTTCGGCCCGCCTGCCTGA
- a CDS encoding glutathione S-transferase family protein, with product MLTLRTSPASPFGRKVKISAALLGLSDRIEAVPADTNDPEDSLRRQNPLGKIPALILEDGEVLYDSRVIVEYLDHLAGGGKILPAGKDRFTVLRQQAVADGIMDAALLQVYEGRYRSADRHEPKWVALQAGKVERGLAYAEAHLSTPAPDLHIGHVALACALGYLDLRMGGTWRETHPRLVAWLADFEARVPAFAKTRVTA from the coding sequence ATGCTCACTCTTCGCACGTCTCCCGCTTCGCCCTTCGGCCGGAAGGTCAAGATCTCCGCAGCCCTCCTGGGCCTGTCCGATCGCATCGAGGCCGTTCCTGCCGATACCAACGATCCCGAGGATTCCCTGCGCCGGCAGAATCCGCTCGGCAAGATTCCAGCCCTGATCCTGGAAGACGGCGAGGTTCTCTACGACTCGCGGGTGATCGTCGAATATCTCGATCATCTGGCCGGCGGCGGAAAAATCCTCCCGGCCGGGAAGGATCGCTTCACGGTCCTGCGCCAGCAGGCTGTGGCCGACGGCATCATGGATGCGGCGCTGCTCCAGGTTTACGAGGGGCGCTATCGAAGCGCGGACCGGCACGAGCCGAAATGGGTCGCTCTTCAGGCCGGCAAGGTCGAGAGGGGGCTCGCCTATGCGGAGGCGCATCTCTCGACGCCTGCGCCGGACCTTCATATCGGGCATGTCGCGCTCGCCTGCGCGCTTGGCTACCTCGATCTGCGCATGGGCGGCACATGGCGCGAGACGCATCCCCGGCTGGTTGCCTGGCTCGCCGATTTCGAGGCTCGGGTCCCGGCTTTCGCCAAAACGCGCGTCACGGCCTGA
- a CDS encoding outer membrane protein, translating to MKKILLASVALFGFAGAASAADLPARAAPPAPVIAAVPVFTWTGFYVGVNAGYGWNTNNNDPFFYDPLLGYYGGNGGNDGGFVGGGQVGYNYQMGQFVIGAEADIQYADRGSRDRLSYSPVYGYYYGGKSSDDWFGTVRARAGFAFDRALIYATGGFAYNGDNGGWTLGGGLEYAFTNNLTARIEGLYVNIDNGNNYDPFYGAGYYGSNKNKDEFGVIRAGLNYKFSSY from the coding sequence ATGAAGAAAATCCTTCTCGCCAGCGTTGCTCTTTTCGGTTTCGCCGGAGCCGCCTCCGCGGCCGACCTGCCGGCGCGTGCCGCTCCTCCGGCTCCGGTGATTGCGGCCGTCCCGGTCTTCACCTGGACCGGTTTCTACGTCGGCGTGAACGCCGGCTATGGCTGGAATACGAACAACAACGACCCGTTCTTCTATGATCCGCTGCTCGGCTACTATGGTGGCAACGGCGGCAACGACGGTGGCTTCGTCGGTGGTGGCCAGGTCGGCTACAACTATCAGATGGGTCAGTTCGTGATCGGCGCCGAGGCGGACATTCAGTACGCCGACCGCGGCAGCCGCGACCGCCTCTCGTATAGCCCGGTCTATGGCTACTACTACGGCGGCAAGAGCTCCGACGACTGGTTCGGCACCGTCCGCGCCCGCGCCGGCTTCGCGTTCGACCGCGCCCTCATCTACGCCACCGGTGGTTTCGCCTATAACGGCGACAACGGCGGCTGGACGCTCGGCGGCGGTCTCGAATACGCCTTCACGAACAACCTGACCGCCCGGATCGAAGGCCTGTATGTCAATATCGACAACGGCAACAACTACGATCCCTTCTACGGAGCGGGTTACTACGGCAGCAACAAGAACAAGGACGAGTTCGGCGTGATCCGCGCAGGCCTGAACTACAAGTTCTCGTCCTACTAA